A segment of the Triticum urartu cultivar G1812 chromosome 1, Tu2.1, whole genome shotgun sequence genome:
CAGTATGCCTGTCAGGGCCATAACTGAACCCGCGCTACTGTCAGTTACCACTCTACAGTCTACACTTCATCAGTTAGCCAACGGCTCAGATTGAAAGTGGTGAAGGAGGGTGGACGACCCAGAAGTCACAAGTTACAGTTGCGCTTAATAAAACAGTTGCATTGAGCTTTACTCTGTTAGTCGAACCCTCCGCCCGATCTCCAATCGACCTACGATTCGATCGTAACATTGCAGTTCCAAAACTGTAGTCATTTCCTAAGTTCTTCAGCCGAGCCTTCTACTAGGATGCTTCGCGAGACAGAATAATGTAAAACACCGGCGCACACCGGTTAACATCACACGGTTTAGCAAGTGTCATCATGCGTGGCCGGTCGTCCTCACGATTGATATGCCGCAGCCCACGGGATCAGCTAATGCCATTTGCGAATAGTATAATACGGCGACAAAGCACACTTGCTTTAGATTTAAGGTAAAGCTGCCGGCCTGCCGGGCACTTGACACTACTACACGTTTTACTACCGGGCAAACAACTGGCCAACTGACTCGAGGCAGAGTACTTTGTGCAATTAAGTAGAAGATCCGGAGATAGTTGCGTATCATGGTGGGTGGTAATGGTTCATCAGTTCGTAGTACTATATATAATATAATGTAACGCAAGCGAGGAGTTCCTTTCACATGGCCCACACCAACCCAACCGAACGCAATCAGCTTGTGTATGCAGGTTGGTAAAGATCCTGCGTAGCAGCTGCAATGTTTTTGATTTGATTTATAGCTGCATCATAATGCTATGACAAATGACACAGAAGCCTTGCTATAGTTTGTTGAGGAGAAGACAACATGGAGCGCGGCACCGTAGAGTTCAGATCCAGAATTAATCGGTGTTCAGAACCAAAAGAGCCTCCAGCACAAGTATCACAGATCTGGGACAGCATGTTAACTGCAGATCCCTAATGTTACTACAAATGCGGGGAATCAGATTGAAACATCTGCGCCGGTAAAACAAGCAGGCCGGCGAGCGTCGCGGTGGCCGGAGACGGAGGGAATGGATCAACCCTAAAACTAGATCTCATTTCCGACCTCTCTCCTCTAAACTTTAACACATGACAACAACAATTATAGCAGAAAGGACACACAGGCACATCAACTTGTCTGGTAGTGTCGGCGGGTTGGCTGGCGGTCTGTCCGGCGGCCTAGCTAGGTGGAGCGCGCGAGGCGGGAGGCGATGGCGGAGTGGTACATGGCATCGTGGAAGCTCTCCGTCTCCACCATCCGCGCCCGCAGCTGCCGCGCCTTCTCCTCCGTCAGGCCGCCCACGAACGACCTCCCCGccttctcctcctccgccgccgccatcgccatcgCCGGCGCCGGTGCCGCGGCCTCGATGTAGTCCGCCCGCCCAGACCAGCCGAGCAGTGGCGCCCACCACTTGCCTCCCTCGGGGGCTACCGCCGCGCGGACCCGCCCGGCGCCCACGGAGCCAGAGGCGGAAGCGGCGCGGGGCCGGAAAGTCGTTCCCGTCGATGGGCGGGGGGAGAAGGAGACGGCGGATGCAGGCGGTGCCATGTCCATTAGCTCGGTCGCTTGCTTCGCTTGTAAGCTTCTATGTATGGGGTTGCTTTGCTATCGGTTTGGTGAGAGATGATGGGGATTGTAAGCTTTGAATGCTTGAGCTTGCGAGATGGAGAGTTGGAGATGGCGGAGATTTATAACGGATTAACGGGTCAGGGGAAAAGGATGAAGAGTGGATAGGAACGGCGCGTGGACGCGCGGGGTGGGGGTGCGCTTTTCCGTTACACGTGACGTGTGATCGAGTAGACTCATGCACGCACCTGGATCACCGCGAGAGACGGCAGCAAATACACTATGAGCAAATCAatctgtggttggatggttattAGAAAGACTGTATTATTCCTAATCCATCAGAGTTTAAATCTTGATGCTCGCATTtatttttgaatttattttagaattttcgACGATTCTCATTCAGTGGGAgaagacgttcccgtcgacgacaaGGTGCCTACGGTGACTTTGTAAATTTCAAAATGATATGCTggctcagtctttcggaggtgctcatagggatagggtgtcggatttcgggttccgacaaaacttttaaggttcgaacactagggtgcgtgcGAAAATGTCTCCCTCACTGATCACGCCCTCAAGCACTTCGCGATCTCAAAGGCTAGCTCGACAAATTCACAACACAAGAGAcgcaagatttatactggttcaggccaccgttgcggtgtaataccctactccaatatGGTGTGGTGAATTGCCTCTGGGGGCTGAtaatgaacagtacaaggggaggaacagcctcctgagatgaggtgttcttgtgctagGTGAGTGTGTGAATGGATTGGATCTAGGTCTCCAACCACtgcccctctatggtggtggctaatcctatttattgAGGCCCTgatcctctccccaaatattgagcggaaagtgagccaacaacggccaatttaaAAGgtgacaactagtacaagttatcctgacaaaagcagtcttcgcctgtcaaaggctctcgtggtgacaccgtcttggacTTCACGGTGACCTCCGCCATGCCGTCCTGCtcgtcttggtctcgttgcaccgacgcctcggtactcttcgtctacgcgtgcttccttagcaccaaagaggaaacaaggacactgtgagCGATGGCGCGCGCCTGGCACCCGCCTGACCtggatcgtcatggctcacgtctttggaacctcgcgaggtttgtctggccttgatctctccgcccctcacgaacCACCTTGGTGAGGCCGCTCCGGAGGAGGTCTTGTTGttggaatatgccctagaggcaataataaattagttattataatatttccttgttcatgataatcgtttattatccatgctagaattgtattgataggaaactcagatacatgtgtggatacatagacaacaccatgtccctagtaagcctctagttgactagctcgttgatcaatagatggttatggtttcctgaccatggacattggatgtcgttgataacgggatcacatcattaggagaatgatgtgatggacaagacccaatcctaagcctagcacaagatcatgtagttcgtatgctaaagcttttctaatgccaagtatcatttccttagaccatgagattgtgcaactcccggataccgtaggaatactttgggtgtgccaaacgtcacaacgtaactgggtggctataaaggtacactacgggtatctccgaaagtgtctgttgggttggcgcgaatcgagactgggatttgtcacttcgtgtaaacggagagctatctctgggcccactcggtaggacatcatcacaatgtgcacaatgtgatcaaggagttgatcacgggatgatgtgttacggaacgagtaaagagacttgccggtaacgagattgaacaaggtatcgggataccgacgatcgaatctcgggcaagtatcgtaccgctagacaaagggaattgtatacgggattgattaagtccttaacatcgtggttcatccgatgagatcatcgtggaacatgtgggagccaacatgggtatccatatcccgctgttggttattgaccggagagtcatctcggtcatgtctgcatgtctcccgaacccgtagggtctacacacttaaggttcggtgacgctagggttatagagttattagtatgcggtaacccgaaagttgctcggagtcccggatgagatcccggacgtcacgaggagttccagaatggtccggaggtaaataattatatataggaagagctatttcggccatcgggacaagtttcgtggtcaccggtattgtatcgggaccaccggaagggtcccgggggtccaccgggtggggccacctaccccggggggccacatgggctgtaggggtgtgcgccttggcctgtatgggccaagggcaccagccccaagaggcccatgcgccaagagatgagggaaaggaagaatcctaaagggggaaggcacctcctagatGCCTTGGGGAGgtgggactcctccctggccgcacccttccttggaggaagggccaaggctgcgccccccctctcccttggccctatatatagtggggggaagggagggcaaccatacccaagccctggtgcctccctctccctcccatgacacatctctcttctcccgcagcgcttggcgaagccctgttggaatcccgctacttccaccaccacgccgtcgtgctgctggatctccatcaacctctcctttccttgttggatcaagaaggaggagacgtcgctgctccgtacgtgtgttgaacgcggaggtgccgtccgttcggtgctaggatcatcggtgatttggatcacgacgagtacgactccatcaaccccgttctcttgaacgcttccgcgcgcgatctacaagggtatgtaaatccactcctccctcgttgctagatgactccatagattgatcttggtgatacgtagaaaattttgaattattgctacgttccccaacagtggcatcatgagctaggtctatgcgtagttactatgcacgagtagaacacaaagtagttgtgggcgttgatttggttcaatatgcttaccgttactagtccaatcttgattcggcggcattgtgggatgaagcggcccggaccgaccttacacgtactcttacgtgagaatggttccaccgactgacatgcactagttgcataaggtggctagcgggtgtgtgtctctcccactttagtcagatcggattcgatgaaaagggtccttatgaagggtaaatagcaattggcatatcacgttgtggtttttgcgtaggtaagaaacgttcttgctagaaacccatagcagccacgtaaaacatgcaaacaacaattagaggacgtctaacttgtttttgcagggtatgctatgtgatgtgatatggccaaaggatgtgatgaatgatatatgtgatgtatgagatgatcatgttcttgtaataggaatcacgacttgcatgtcgatgagtatgacaaccagcaggagccataagagttgtcttaatttatttatgacctgcatgtcaacataaacgtcatgtaattactttactttattgctaaagcgttagccatagtagtagaagtaatagatgacgagacaacttcaagaagacacgatgatggagatcatgatgatggagatcatggtgtcatgccggtgacaagatgatcatggagccccaagatggagatcaaaggagctatatgatattggc
Coding sequences within it:
- the LOC125525136 gene encoding uncharacterized protein LOC125525136; protein product: MDMAPPASAVSFSPRPSTGTTFRPRAASASGSVGAGRVRAAVAPEGGKWWAPLLGWSGRADYIEAAAPAPAMAMAAAEEEKAGRSFVGGLTEEKARQLRARMVETESFHDAMYHSAIASRLARST